The following are encoded in a window of Providencia rettgeri genomic DNA:
- a CDS encoding ArnT family glycosyltransferase: MPAINQSISNKYVYLWIIGYAIVWILASFYFDPTVPYDTVEAVNWGMNGEWGSPKNPWFVGVLMWPAIYLGISYSFYWYLIHFVGIAFGLLGVWQLAYRLTGRRDLAWFAMLMLNLSGVINFDIIPYNDNYILVTLWPWVLYFFLRAVEDNPAWWLPFALFAGLATMGKYSSLALVGSVFLLTLFVKQVRQSYRYPVFYLAIALWFALVLPNFFWLMATDFSAFKWVDSQIDPGFNFHTTQAALSVFYPLVIATIIVYCSGGKLGWPKALPNRMANFIILFPLAIIYGWFSFHDGGRITEWLQPFMAIMAPLFVGSITVMPRKPFKKSLVGLAIFGGLVVAGYITVQAANIRGAGQKFIGVKTLIAEGEERWYQRYGTPVKYVGGEDNQYQWFIIYGKDRPHVIQPWSMEKHMPPNVYNRDITEGEIRQHGALLLGKKYDDCAHENFAKVRKFWPQFTIEKEDVIYRSEPDAAPETMCFGFIAPQK; the protein is encoded by the coding sequence ATGCCAGCAATTAATCAATCAATTTCAAATAAATATGTTTATTTATGGATCATAGGCTATGCCATAGTTTGGATCTTAGCGAGTTTCTATTTTGACCCAACAGTGCCTTATGACACGGTGGAAGCTGTGAATTGGGGGATGAATGGTGAATGGGGCTCACCGAAAAATCCATGGTTTGTTGGCGTATTGATGTGGCCAGCTATCTATTTGGGGATTTCATATAGTTTTTATTGGTATTTGATCCATTTTGTTGGTATTGCATTTGGTTTGCTGGGCGTTTGGCAACTGGCTTATCGTTTAACGGGGCGTCGTGACCTTGCTTGGTTTGCGATGTTGATGCTGAATTTATCCGGTGTCATTAACTTTGATATTATTCCTTATAATGATAACTATATCTTAGTGACCTTATGGCCATGGGTGCTGTATTTCTTTTTGCGAGCCGTTGAAGATAACCCGGCTTGGTGGTTGCCTTTTGCTTTGTTTGCTGGGCTGGCAACCATGGGGAAATACTCGTCGTTAGCCTTAGTGGGTTCAGTTTTTTTACTGACCCTTTTTGTTAAACAAGTCCGTCAAAGCTATCGTTATCCTGTATTTTATTTGGCTATCGCACTGTGGTTTGCGTTAGTCCTACCTAATTTCTTTTGGTTGATGGCAACGGATTTTTCCGCCTTTAAATGGGTTGATTCTCAAATTGACCCAGGCTTTAATTTCCACACAACTCAAGCAGCATTAAGCGTTTTTTACCCGTTAGTGATTGCGACTATTATTGTTTATTGCAGCGGCGGAAAGTTAGGCTGGCCTAAGGCTCTGCCTAACCGCATGGCTAATTTTATTATTTTATTTCCCTTAGCCATAATATACGGCTGGTTCTCTTTCCATGATGGCGGGCGGATCACGGAATGGTTACAGCCGTTTATGGCCATTATGGCACCTTTGTTTGTTGGCTCAATAACGGTGATGCCCAGAAAACCATTTAAGAAATCATTGGTTGGTCTTGCGATTTTTGGTGGTTTAGTGGTGGCGGGGTATATCACCGTTCAGGCCGCGAATATTCGTGGCGCAGGGCAAAAGTTTATCGGTGTAAAAACCTTGATAGCGGAAGGGGAAGAGCGCTGGTACCAACGTTATGGTACGCCTGTTAAATATGTTGGTGGTGAAGATAATCAATATCAATGGTTTATTATTTATGGGAAAGATCGGCCACATGTGATCCAACCTTGGTCGATGGAAAAGCATATGCCGCCGAATGTGTATAACCGCGATATTACTGAAGGTGAAATTCGCCAGCATGGTGCACTGCTTCTAGGCAAAAAATACGATGATTGTGCCCATGAAAACTTCGCAAAAGTGCGTAAGTTTTGGCCACAATTTACTATCGAAAAAGAAGATGTGATTTACCGTTCGGAGCCCGATGCTGCACCTGAAACTATGTGCTTTGGTTTTATTGCGCCGCAGAAATAG
- the rfaC gene encoding lipopolysaccharide heptosyltransferase RfaC gives MRVLLVKTSSMGDVLHSLPALTDAQQAIPGIQFDWVVEEGFAQIPTWHSSVNQVIPVAIRRWRKNWFSAPIRAERAAFREKLQATHYDAIIDAQGLLKSAFLVTRLAHGDKHGYDRHSIREPLASFFYDHRYSISKQQHAVERIRQLFAKSLGYTCPTQQGDYAIAQHFLQPSVNHEPPYVVFLHSTTRDDKHWPEENWRKLIALMAESGVKIKLPWGAPHEEQRAKRLANGFDFVEVLPKLTLAEVAQQIANAKAVVSVDTGLSHLTAALDKPNFTLFGPTDPGLIGGYGREQHAIKSVDKLMMSIEPLEIFKSINMIL, from the coding sequence ATGCGAGTATTATTAGTCAAAACATCCTCAATGGGCGATGTTTTACATTCTTTACCTGCATTAACCGATGCTCAGCAGGCTATCCCCGGTATCCAATTTGATTGGGTGGTTGAAGAAGGCTTTGCGCAAATCCCCACATGGCATAGTTCGGTCAACCAAGTGATCCCTGTTGCTATCCGTCGTTGGCGGAAAAACTGGTTTTCTGCGCCGATCAGAGCCGAACGTGCGGCATTTCGCGAAAAGTTGCAAGCAACCCACTATGATGCAATTATCGATGCTCAAGGGTTACTAAAAAGCGCTTTTCTCGTGACTCGTTTGGCTCACGGCGATAAACATGGTTACGATCGCCATAGTATTCGCGAGCCGCTAGCCAGTTTTTTCTACGATCACCGTTATTCAATTAGCAAGCAGCAGCATGCCGTTGAACGCATTCGCCAGTTATTTGCCAAAAGCCTTGGTTATACCTGCCCGACACAGCAAGGGGATTACGCCATTGCGCAGCATTTCTTGCAACCATCGGTCAATCATGAACCCCCTTATGTGGTTTTTCTGCATTCAACTACCCGTGATGATAAACACTGGCCGGAAGAAAATTGGCGCAAGTTAATTGCGTTAATGGCTGAGAGTGGTGTAAAAATTAAGCTACCTTGGGGCGCACCACACGAGGAACAACGTGCAAAACGACTAGCAAATGGGTTTGATTTTGTTGAGGTATTACCAAAACTGACTCTTGCCGAGGTCGCACAGCAAATTGCCAATGCCAAAGCGGTTGTTTCTGTTGATACTGGGCTTAGCCACTTAACTGCGGCATTGGATAAACCTAATTTTACGCTATTTGGCCCTACCGATCCGGGGTTGATTGGGGGCTATGGGCGGGAACAGCATGCTATTAAGTCTGTGGATAAGCTAATGATGTCAATTGAACCTTTAGAGATCTTCAAGAGCATTAATATGATACTTTAG
- the rfaD gene encoding ADP-glyceromanno-heptose 6-epimerase — translation MIIVTGGAGFIGSNIVKALNAMGRTDILVVDNLKDGTKFANLVDLDIADYADKEDFLVSILSGDDFGDVDAVFHEGACSSTTEWDGKYMMDNNYQYSKELLHYCLEREIPFLYASSAATYGGRSDNFIEEREFEKPLNVYGYSKFQFDQYVREILPEAESQICGFRYFNVYGPNEEHKGSMASVAYHLNKQINEGQNPKLFEGSDTFRRDFIYVGDVAAVNLWFWEHNVSGIFNCGTGRAESFQAVADAVTDFHKDKNVAIEYIEFPEKLKGRYQSFTQADLTKLRAAGYTAPFKTVAEGVTEYMQWLNKDA, via the coding sequence ATGATCATAGTCACTGGCGGAGCTGGTTTTATCGGCAGCAATATCGTTAAAGCCCTAAACGCAATGGGCCGCACAGATATCCTAGTCGTGGACAATCTGAAAGATGGCACTAAATTTGCCAACCTGGTTGACCTTGATATTGCGGATTACGCGGATAAAGAAGATTTTCTTGTTAGCATTCTTTCTGGCGATGACTTTGGTGATGTCGATGCCGTATTCCATGAAGGTGCATGTTCATCCACAACTGAGTGGGATGGCAAATATATGATGGATAATAACTATCAGTATTCTAAAGAGTTATTACACTACTGTTTAGAGCGCGAAATTCCATTCTTATACGCCTCTTCCGCGGCAACTTATGGCGGTCGTAGCGATAACTTTATTGAAGAACGGGAGTTCGAAAAACCATTAAATGTTTATGGTTACTCTAAATTCCAATTTGACCAATATGTCCGTGAAATTCTACCTGAAGCCGAATCACAAATTTGTGGTTTCCGCTATTTCAACGTTTATGGTCCAAATGAAGAACATAAAGGCAGTATGGCGAGCGTGGCCTATCATTTAAATAAGCAAATTAATGAGGGGCAAAACCCGAAATTGTTTGAAGGCAGTGATACATTCCGCCGTGACTTTATTTATGTTGGTGATGTTGCTGCGGTTAATTTATGGTTCTGGGAACATAACGTTTCGGGTATTTTCAACTGTGGGACTGGACGGGCAGAATCCTTCCAAGCGGTTGCCGATGCCGTGACTGATTTTCACAAAGATAAAAATGTGGCTATCGAATACATTGAATTCCCTGAAAAATTAAAAGGTCGCTACCAAAGCTTTACACAAGCTGACCTCACCAAATTACGTGCTGCTGGCTATACTGCCCCATTTAAAACGGTTGCAGAAGGTGTCACTGAATACATGCAATGGCTCAATAAAGACGCGTAA
- a CDS encoding glycine C-acetyltransferase, translating into MSDRFYQQIREQLTQIDADGLFKHERIITSSQDADIEITGGKRVINFCANNYLGLANHPALIDAAKQGMDSHGFGMASVRFICGTQDSHKVLENKLATFLGMEDAILYSSCFDANGGLFETLLGPEDAIISDALNHASIIDGVRLSKAKRYRYSNNNMVELKERLEEAKAAGARHILIATDGVFSMDGVIADLQSICDLADEYQALVMVDDSHAVGFVGENGRGSHEYCNVMGRVDIITGTLGKALGGASGGYTAAKKEVVEWLRQRSRPYLFSNSLAPAIVAASIKVIDMMSEGQALREKLWRNAVLFREKMTAAGFSLAGADHAIIPVMLGDAKLAQTFAKALLDEGIYVTGFFYPVVPQGQARIRTQMSAAHSEEDILHAVDAFTRIGKKLGVIGC; encoded by the coding sequence ATGTCAGACAGATTTTATCAGCAAATCCGTGAACAACTCACCCAGATTGACGCTGACGGGTTATTTAAGCACGAACGCATTATCACAAGCTCTCAAGATGCAGACATCGAAATTACAGGTGGTAAGCGCGTCATTAACTTTTGTGCCAATAACTACCTTGGGTTAGCAAATCATCCGGCGCTAATTGACGCGGCAAAGCAGGGAATGGATAGCCACGGTTTTGGGATGGCTTCAGTGCGGTTTATTTGTGGAACACAAGATAGCCATAAGGTATTGGAAAATAAGCTAGCCACATTTCTAGGGATGGAAGATGCTATCTTATATTCATCTTGTTTTGACGCGAACGGCGGTCTATTTGAAACCTTATTAGGACCGGAAGATGCCATTATTTCCGATGCATTAAATCATGCTTCAATTATTGATGGTGTGCGGCTAAGTAAAGCCAAGCGCTACCGTTACAGTAATAACAATATGGTGGAGCTAAAAGAACGCTTAGAAGAAGCCAAAGCAGCGGGGGCTCGTCATATTCTTATTGCTACAGATGGCGTTTTTTCTATGGATGGCGTGATTGCCGACTTACAATCTATCTGTGATCTCGCGGATGAATACCAAGCGTTAGTGATGGTTGATGATTCCCATGCGGTGGGTTTTGTGGGAGAAAATGGTCGCGGTAGCCACGAATACTGTAATGTCATGGGGCGCGTCGATATTATCACGGGCACATTAGGTAAAGCGCTAGGAGGGGCTTCGGGTGGTTATACCGCAGCCAAAAAAGAGGTGGTTGAGTGGTTACGCCAGCGCTCTCGTCCCTATTTATTCTCTAACTCCCTTGCTCCCGCCATTGTTGCCGCTTCCATCAAAGTGATTGATATGATGAGTGAAGGGCAAGCTTTGCGCGAAAAATTATGGCGTAACGCAGTGTTATTTAGAGAGAAAATGACCGCCGCAGGCTTCAGTCTGGCTGGTGCTGATCACGCCATCATCCCTGTCATGCTAGGGGATGCAAAGCTTGCGCAAACTTTTGCCAAAGCGCTACTTGACGAAGGCATTTATGTCACTGGCTTTTTCTACCCAGTGGTTCCCCAAGGGCAGGCGCGTATTCGCACGCAAATGTCTGCGGCACATAGTGAAGAGGATATTTTACACGCTGTTGATGCATTCACCCGTATTGGTAAAAAATTAGGGGTTATTGGCTGTTAA
- the rfaF gene encoding ADP-heptose--LPS heptosyltransferase RfaF codes for MKILVIGPSWVGDMMMSQSLYRTIKALHPHAQIDVMAPQWCRPLLAKMPEVNQAIPMPLGHGALEIGERRRLGISLRENGYDQAIVLPNSFKSALVPFFANIGKRTGWRGEMRYGLLNDIRPLNKDAFPLMVQRYVALAYDKQAIQSANDIPSPILKPKLVTVAQEVSETRQIFGLDDSRPIIGFCPGAEFGPAKRWPHYHYAALAEVLISLKGYRVLLFGSQKDHPAGEEIRQSLTDDAKAYCHNFAGETSLEQAVNLIDACHAVVSNDSGLMHVAAALDKPLVALYGPSSPDFTPPLSDKAEVIRLIEGYHKVRKGDGESGYHQSLIDIQPKMVLDALARLNIGIE; via the coding sequence ATGAAAATATTGGTGATTGGCCCCTCATGGGTGGGGGATATGATGATGTCACAGAGCCTTTATCGCACAATAAAGGCGCTGCATCCTCATGCGCAAATTGATGTAATGGCACCACAGTGGTGCCGCCCTTTGCTCGCAAAAATGCCAGAAGTTAATCAAGCTATCCCCATGCCTTTAGGCCATGGAGCCCTTGAAATCGGTGAACGTCGTCGATTAGGGATAAGTTTGCGGGAAAATGGGTACGATCAGGCGATTGTTTTACCTAATTCGTTCAAATCTGCACTTGTTCCGTTTTTTGCAAACATAGGCAAGAGAACGGGCTGGCGCGGGGAAATGCGTTATGGGTTACTCAATGATATTCGCCCTTTAAATAAAGACGCGTTTCCATTAATGGTACAACGTTATGTTGCGCTTGCTTATGATAAGCAAGCTATTCAATCTGCTAACGATATCCCATCACCAATATTAAAACCTAAACTTGTCACTGTTGCACAAGAGGTCAGTGAAACACGGCAAATTTTTGGCCTTGATGACTCTCGCCCGATTATTGGTTTTTGCCCCGGTGCCGAGTTTGGTCCCGCTAAACGCTGGCCACACTACCATTATGCGGCACTCGCTGAGGTGTTGATCAGCTTAAAAGGCTATCGCGTTTTACTGTTTGGTTCGCAAAAAGACCATCCTGCGGGGGAAGAGATTCGCCAAAGTTTAACCGATGACGCCAAAGCATATTGCCATAATTTTGCAGGGGAAACTTCACTAGAACAAGCCGTTAACTTGATTGACGCCTGCCATGCTGTTGTCAGTAACGACTCAGGGCTGATGCATGTTGCGGCTGCATTAGATAAACCGTTGGTGGCACTTTATGGCCCAAGTAGCCCAGATTTCACGCCACCGTTATCTGATAAAGCAGAAGTGATCCGCTTAATTGAGGGGTATCATAAAGTCCGTAAAGGGGATGGCGAAAGTGGTTACCACCAAAGTCTGATCGATATCCAACCTAAAATGGTTTTAGACGCATTAGCACGTTTAAATATAGGTATTGAATAA
- a CDS encoding WlaTC/HtrL family glycosyltransferase — translation MNKSITVVTAFFDIGRGSWKNQNSDFEKFDRTTETYFNYFSRLASLDNELIVFTSENFKNKILSLRKGKPTHIVTIDIYKKFKFTLKKISTIQNSDSFKNLINPELHNNPEYWSSKYVLVTNLKTFFVNKAIEMKLSNSEFISWIDFGYIRNNKTLYGIKTWYHPFRHDKVHFFTIKNILDLSDRKAVLNAVLNNEPHIIGGVILATSDKWVELYKLVVETQKEFLASGIIDDDQGIFLTCASKKPSLFQLNYLGRMRWFKVFKLFHKGSKVNYLTRLGILLRIIK, via the coding sequence ATGAATAAATCAATTACAGTTGTGACCGCATTTTTTGATATTGGAAGAGGTAGTTGGAAAAACCAAAATAGTGATTTTGAGAAATTTGATCGCACAACTGAAACCTATTTTAACTATTTTAGTAGATTAGCTAGTTTAGATAATGAACTCATTGTTTTTACATCTGAAAATTTTAAAAATAAAATTTTATCTTTAAGAAAAGGGAAGCCGACACATATAGTCACCATTGATATCTATAAAAAATTCAAATTCACGCTTAAAAAGATATCAACAATTCAAAATAGCGATTCCTTTAAAAACTTAATCAACCCCGAACTACATAATAATCCTGAATACTGGTCTAGTAAGTATGTCTTAGTAACCAATTTAAAAACTTTTTTCGTCAACAAAGCCATTGAGATGAAACTTTCAAATAGTGAATTCATCTCATGGATTGATTTTGGATATATTCGAAATAATAAGACATTATATGGTATCAAAACGTGGTATCACCCTTTTCGGCATGATAAAGTCCATTTTTTTACTATTAAAAATATATTAGATTTATCAGATAGAAAAGCCGTTTTGAATGCTGTTTTAAATAATGAACCCCATATTATTGGCGGGGTAATACTTGCAACTAGCGATAAATGGGTTGAGTTATATAAACTCGTTGTTGAAACCCAAAAAGAATTTCTCGCTTCCGGCATTATTGATGATGACCAAGGTATTTTCCTTACATGCGCCAGTAAAAAACCCTCTCTCTTTCAACTAAATTATCTAGGCCGAATGCGATGGTTCAAAGTGTTTAAATTATTCCATAAAGGTTCAAAGGTTAATTATTTAACTCGCCTTGGCATACTACTAAGAATAATCAAGTAA
- the waaA gene encoding lipid IV(A) 3-deoxy-D-manno-octulosonic acid transferase codes for MLLLRLYQVLLYLIQPFIWVRLLLRSRKAPAYRKRWGERYGFCAGKVSPQGILLHSVSVGETLAAVPLVRALRHHYPSLPITVTTMTPTGSERVLSAFGDDVDHVYLPYDLPGAMRRFLKQVDPKLVIIMETELWPNMINQLHKRKIPLVIANARLSERSAAGYQKLGSFVKRMLRNVTMIAAQHQEDGERFVQLGLRRMQLSVTGSLKFDISVTPELAVRAITLRRQWAAHRPVWIATSTHDGEEAIVLETHQKLLKRFPDLLLILVPRHPERFAKAQELTQKAGLTYIRRSANTIPTADIQVVIGDTMGELMLLYGIADIAFVGGSLVETGGHNPLEAAAHALPVLMGPHTFNFKDICGKLTQADGLITVTDSESMAQAVTSLLSDEDYRLYYGRHAAEVLHENQGALQRLLTLLQPYLPPKEQ; via the coding sequence ATGTTATTGCTGCGGTTATATCAGGTACTTCTTTATCTTATCCAGCCATTTATATGGGTTCGCCTTTTACTGCGTAGCCGAAAAGCGCCTGCGTATCGTAAACGTTGGGGGGAACGCTATGGTTTTTGTGCGGGTAAAGTTAGCCCACAAGGCATTTTATTGCATTCAGTCTCTGTTGGCGAAACCCTCGCTGCTGTCCCTTTAGTGAGAGCTCTTCGCCATCACTATCCCTCCTTACCTATCACTGTTACAACAATGACGCCAACGGGTTCAGAGCGCGTATTATCTGCATTTGGTGATGATGTTGACCATGTTTACCTCCCGTATGATTTACCGGGGGCGATGCGCCGTTTTCTCAAGCAGGTTGACCCTAAACTTGTGATTATCATGGAAACTGAGCTTTGGCCTAACATGATAAATCAGCTACATAAGCGAAAAATCCCATTGGTTATCGCCAATGCACGATTATCAGAGCGCTCTGCGGCGGGGTATCAAAAATTAGGTAGTTTTGTGAAACGCATGTTGCGTAATGTCACGATGATTGCAGCACAACACCAAGAAGATGGCGAGCGTTTTGTTCAGTTGGGGTTAAGGCGCATGCAATTAAGTGTGACGGGAAGTTTAAAGTTTGATATTTCCGTGACTCCCGAATTGGCGGTACGCGCCATTACATTACGTCGCCAGTGGGCTGCTCATCGACCTGTATGGATTGCGACAAGCACACATGATGGTGAAGAAGCCATTGTTTTAGAAACACATCAAAAGTTATTAAAACGCTTTCCTGATTTACTGTTAATTTTAGTGCCACGCCATCCCGAGCGCTTTGCAAAAGCGCAAGAACTTACCCAAAAAGCAGGCTTAACGTATATTCGCCGTAGTGCTAACACGATCCCGACCGCAGATATCCAAGTAGTGATTGGCGATACGATGGGGGAGTTAATGCTGCTGTATGGAATTGCGGATATTGCCTTTGTTGGTGGAAGTTTAGTTGAAACGGGGGGCCATAACCCTCTGGAAGCGGCGGCTCATGCATTACCTGTTTTAATGGGCCCGCATACCTTTAATTTTAAAGATATTTGTGGCAAGTTAACGCAAGCAGATGGGCTGATCACTGTGACGGACAGTGAATCTATGGCACAAGCGGTGACGAGCTTACTTTCTGATGAAGATTACCGCTTATATTATGGTCGCCATGCTGCGGAAGTGTTGCATGAAAACCAAGGGGCTCTCCAACGTTTATTAACATTATTACAGCCCTATTTACCGCCAAAAGAACAATAA
- the coaD gene encoding pantetheine-phosphate adenylyltransferase produces the protein MEHKAIYPGTFDPITTGHVDIVTRAAAMFDHVLLAIANSQRKNPMFTLDERVSLAREVTSHLDNVEVVGFSELMASFAQKNGANILIRGVRSVADFEYEWQLANMNRHFVPELETVFLLPSQSLSFVSSSLIKDVALHDGDISSFLPPVVADAMLRKLNKI, from the coding sequence ATGGAACATAAAGCCATCTACCCAGGTACCTTTGACCCGATCACAACAGGGCATGTTGATATTGTCACGCGTGCAGCGGCAATGTTTGATCATGTGTTATTGGCTATTGCAAATAGTCAACGTAAAAACCCGATGTTTACCCTTGATGAAAGGGTTTCCCTTGCAAGGGAGGTGACATCCCATCTTGATAATGTTGAAGTCGTGGGTTTTTCGGAATTAATGGCAAGCTTTGCACAAAAGAATGGCGCGAATATCTTGATCCGTGGTGTACGTTCCGTGGCTGACTTTGAATATGAGTGGCAATTGGCCAATATGAATCGCCACTTTGTGCCTGAATTAGAAACCGTGTTTTTACTACCATCACAAAGTTTGTCTTTTGTGTCTTCGTCTTTAATCAAAGATGTTGCACTTCACGATGGCGATATTTCCTCTTTTCTACCGCCAGTGGTTGCAGATGCGATGCTACGTAAGCTCAATAAAATATAG
- the tdh gene encoding L-threonine 3-dehydrogenase, producing MKALSKLKAEPGIWMTDVPKPELGHNDVMIKIRKTAICGTDVHIYNWDEWSQKTIPVPMVVGHEYIGEIVAIGQEVKGFNIGDRVSGEGHITCGHCRNCRGGRTHLCRNTIGVGVNRAGCFAEYLVIPAFNAFKIPDNIPDEIAAIFDPFGNAVHTALSFDLVGEDVLVSGAGPIGIMAAAVCRHVGARHVVITDVNDYRLELAKKMGVSRAVNVSRENLKEVMNELGMKEGFDVALEVSGAPAAFQTMLDTMNHGGRIALLGIPPASMATDWSQVIFKGLFIKGIYGREMFETWYKMATLIQSGLDLSPIITHQFSIDDFQKGFDVMRSGQAGKVILNWD from the coding sequence ATGAAAGCACTGTCCAAACTGAAAGCTGAACCAGGTATATGGATGACGGACGTTCCGAAACCGGAACTCGGACACAATGATGTGATGATCAAAATTCGTAAAACCGCTATTTGTGGTACGGATGTACATATCTATAACTGGGATGAATGGTCGCAAAAAACTATTCCTGTCCCGATGGTTGTCGGTCATGAGTATATAGGGGAAATTGTTGCGATTGGGCAGGAAGTTAAAGGTTTTAATATTGGTGACCGAGTGTCAGGGGAAGGGCATATTACCTGTGGTCACTGCCGTAATTGCCGTGGTGGTCGTACCCACCTTTGTCGCAACACGATAGGTGTGGGAGTCAACCGCGCAGGGTGTTTTGCCGAATATTTGGTGATCCCCGCTTTCAACGCATTTAAGATCCCAGACAATATCCCAGATGAAATTGCAGCTATTTTTGACCCCTTTGGTAACGCCGTACACACTGCACTTTCTTTTGATCTCGTGGGTGAGGATGTGTTGGTTTCAGGTGCAGGGCCAATTGGGATTATGGCAGCAGCGGTATGTCGCCATGTGGGGGCTCGCCATGTTGTTATTACTGATGTGAATGACTATCGCCTTGAATTAGCGAAAAAAATGGGTGTTTCACGGGCAGTAAATGTTAGCCGTGAAAACCTAAAAGAGGTAATGAACGAGCTAGGCATGAAAGAAGGCTTTGATGTGGCGTTAGAAGTGTCAGGGGCACCTGCCGCTTTTCAAACCATGTTAGATACCATGAACCACGGTGGGCGCATTGCGCTATTAGGGATCCCGCCTGCCTCAATGGCGACAGATTGGAGCCAAGTAATATTTAAGGGGTTGTTTATTAAAGGCATCTATGGTCGCGAGATGTTTGAAACTTGGTACAAAATGGCAACGTTAATCCAATCAGGGTTAGATTTATCCCCTATCATTACCCACCAATTTTCCATTGATGACTTCCAAAAAGGCTTTGATGTCATGCGGTCAGGCCAAGCAGGAAAAGTCATTTTAAACTGGGATTAA
- a CDS encoding divergent polysaccharide deacetylase family protein, protein MLKRLPFRLFISLPLLLMSLQVSAAKLAIVIDDFGYRAKEDNQILALSPAITIAILPSSPHGREIAEKAYQQGRDILIHMPMKPLSKQPLEKDTLTPSMSTAEVDRIIKNAIARVPHAKGMNNHMGSEMTSSLSGMRNVMQSLAQSNLFFLDSVTIGNTQAGNAAKEFGVPTLRRHIFIDNHQSEEETRIQLNKAVAYARKHGSAVAIGHPHPSTVRALQKYLPQLPSDIELVAVSTLVNPQDAAKQPAKSLRMLSEEAQKKTAQAKVEYSNDGQPQTSEPIDAIENKPEDKAVVEPLGMCEVDVPEAKRQGIELMMFIVENIYQDKTLQPLLLEKKQ, encoded by the coding sequence ATGTTAAAGCGCTTGCCCTTTAGACTATTCATTAGTTTACCTCTGTTACTGATGAGTCTACAGGTGAGCGCAGCAAAGCTGGCGATAGTGATTGATGATTTTGGCTATCGCGCTAAAGAAGACAACCAAATTTTAGCCCTTTCTCCCGCAATCACTATAGCGATATTACCGAGCTCTCCCCATGGCCGTGAAATCGCAGAAAAAGCTTATCAGCAGGGGCGTGATATCCTGATCCACATGCCGATGAAGCCGTTAAGTAAACAACCTTTAGAAAAGGACACATTAACACCATCCATGAGCACGGCAGAAGTTGACCGTATAATCAAAAATGCGATTGCTCGAGTGCCTCATGCAAAAGGGATGAATAATCATATGGGGAGCGAAATGACCTCCAGCTTGTCTGGCATGCGTAATGTGATGCAGAGCCTAGCGCAATCGAATTTATTTTTCCTTGATAGTGTCACTATCGGCAATACACAGGCAGGGAATGCTGCGAAAGAATTTGGCGTGCCAACATTACGCCGCCATATTTTTATTGATAATCACCAATCAGAAGAAGAAACTCGTATCCAGCTCAATAAAGCCGTAGCGTATGCACGTAAACACGGTAGTGCGGTCGCCATTGGTCATCCACACCCCTCCACCGTCCGAGCTTTACAAAAATACTTGCCCCAACTGCCTAGTGATATTGAGCTCGTTGCCGTGAGCACATTAGTCAATCCACAAGACGCAGCAAAACAACCAGCGAAATCACTCAGAATGCTGTCTGAAGAGGCGCAGAAAAAAACGGCTCAAGCTAAAGTAGAGTACTCGAACGATGGGCAACCCCAAACATCCGAACCAATTGACGCTATCGAGAATAAACCCGAAGATAAAGCTGTTGTTGAGCCGTTAGGTATGTGTGAGGTCGACGTACCAGAAGCGAAACGGCAAGGCATCGAATTGATGATGTTTATCGTCGAAAATATATACCAAGACAAAACATTACAACCGCTGCTTTTAGAAAAAAAACAATAA